The region GCTCCCCAAACCGAGGATTTCCCAAATCCGTCTTCAATAAATTGCTCTAAAGTCAAAGTTACTTCATGCAACGCCTTTTCATAATCGGCCAGTTCTTTAATTAATTCCAACATCGGAGCACAATCTTCCTGAACTGCCTTTCTAATCATTACTTCATTCATTACGGAGCCTGTATTTTAGCTAAAATTCTATTAATAATTTCTTCTGTGGATATTTCTTCAGCTTCAGCTTCGAAAGTCAAACCAATTCTGTGTCTCAACACATCTTTTGCCAGTTCTTTTACATCTTCAGGAATGACAAATGCTCTTCCTTTTAAAAATGCATAAGCTCTTGATGCTATTGCTAAATTGATTGACGCTCTTGGTGAAGCTCCAAAACCGATGTAATTTTTCAATTCTGCAAGACCATAATTTTCCGGGAAACGGGTGGCAAAAACCATATCCAGAATATATTTTTCAATCTTTTCGTCAAGATAAATCTGATTGATCAGCTCTTTTGCATCTACAATATCCTGTAAAGAAATAACCGGTTTTACCGTGGGTTGATGCGAGGTTGAAACCATTCTCATCACGGTTCTTTCATCTTCAAATTTCGGATAATCAATCGTACATTTCAACATGAAACGGTCGCTTTGAGCTTCCGGTAAAAGATAAGTACCTTCCTGATCGATCGGGTTCTGCGTCGCCAGTACCAGAAAAGGTTTTGGAAGCTTCATGGTTTCGTCACCAATGGTTACCTGCTTTTCCTGCATTACCTCTAATAAAGCCGACTGTACTTTTGCCGGAGCACGGTTGATCTCATCCGCCAATACGAAGTTCGCAAAAACAGGCCCTTTTTTTATTGAAAAATCATTGTCTTTAATATTATAAATCATTGTTCCGACAACATCTGCAGGCAATAAATCCGGGGTAAACTGAATTCTTGAAAAATCACCATGAACAGCATCTGCCAAGGTTTTGATTGCCAGTGTTTTTGCCAAACCCGGAACTCCTTCCAAAAGAACGTGACCATTCCCCAGAAGTCCGACTAAAAGACGGTCTATCATATATTCCTGGCCGATAATCACTTTATTGATTTCCTGTCTCAGAAGAGAAAATAAGTAGTTTTTTTCTTTTACTTTTTCCGTCAGCTGGCGGATGTCTTCTGCTTGATACGTATCTGACATAATTTAATTTAAAATAATTGGTAAATTTCTAATAAATACTTGCATTAATCAACACAATGGATGCCATTTTTGAGTTAAAGTTTGTTAAATATTCCGGCAATAATGCGAGATTCAAAATAGTTGAAACCTTAAAACTCAATGCGATTATTTTATTTTTTCATAAAAATATATAAATTTTGCTTCAATCTGCCGTTCAAAAATTGTCATTTCCAGTTTATTAAACTATTTTTGGTGATTAAAATTTTTGCAAAATGAATTATCATTTTCAAGCTCACAGACAAGTAAGAAAAAACCTTCTAGAAATCCTTCAAAACACTTCTCACGAAGATCTTTTGCTGATTCCTGACGGCTTCAACAATAACATATACTGGAACATTGCCCACACCGTTGCCACACAGCAACTTTTGCATTACTATTTAAGCGGAAACCCTTTCAGAATAGACAAATACTGGATCGAAACCTACAAAAAAGGGACTTTACCTAATTTCGATGTTCAGAAATCGGAAGTGGAAGATTTGGAGTTTTTACTGACTGAAACTTCAAAAATTTTAATGAAAGATTATGACAGTGATTTCTTTTCGGATTACACGCCTTATACGACAAGTTTTGGGATGGATTTGAAAAGCATTCAGGATGCCATTATTTTCAACAATATGCATGAAAGCCTGCATTACGGCTATGTGATGTCTCAGAAAAGAGCAATTTTAGGAGAAAAAGGAAGATAGTTAAATGTGAATTTTGCTTCGCAAGTTAATAGTGAACTATGAATTTTTAGCTAAAAATTGACTTACAAAGTAACATTGACATTTGACAATTCACTATTTAAAATAATAAGATGACAGATAAAAAAGATGATTTTATTTTCGGGCTACGTCCCGTAATTGAAGCAATTGAAGCGGGAAAAACGATTGACAAGGTCTTCGTGCAAAATGCTTTGCAAGGACCCATTTATGCTGAATTAAAAGCAATTTTAGCCAAAAATAAAATCCGTCCCAACTATGTGCCGGTTGAAAAACTGAACCGTTTTACAAGAAAAAATCACCAAGGTGTAGTTGCCTTTATTTCGGATGTCCCGTTTCATAAAATCGAAGATATTGTTCCTCAGCTATTTGAAGAAGGGAAAACTCCGTTTTTATTAATCCTTGACCGATTAACAGATGTGAGAAACTTCGGGGCAATATGCAGAACTGCAGAATGTGTAGGCGTTGATGCTGTAATTATTCCGGAAAAAGGAGCAGCTCCTATTAATTCAGATGCAATAAAAACTTCTGCAGGAGCACTTTACAACGTAAAAATCTGTAAAGAACCGAATTTAGCACATGTTGTAGATTTCCTTCAGCAAAGCGGAATTTCCGTATATGCCGCAAGTGAAAAAGCTCAAAAGCTGATCTATGATGTAGATTTCAAAGAACCTTGTGCGGTTGTAATGGGGAATGAGGAAACAGGAATTTCTAAAGAAGTACTTCATCATGCAGATGAAAAAATAAAGCTACCGATTGAAGGAAAAACACAGTCTCTGAATGTTTCTGTTGCGTGTGGAGCTATTTTATATGAAGCGGTAAGGCAGAAAATGGCTGCAATTCCAAATTTATAATCTATGAAAATTCAATTTCTTTTGCCATTATGTTTTGCAGTGTTCACTTGTAATGCTCAAACGAAGGAAATTCCTACAGACAATCCTCTGAAAACTGAACTTGATCAGTTAGTTCAAAAGGAAGCTTCTGTTTATATGCAGGATCCGGCCCGTGTTGGGATTTCTATAGGAATTTTTAGAGATGGTAAAAGTTATTTTTATAATTACGGAACAACAGAATTAGGAAAGTCACAACTTCCGACTTCCAAAAGTATTTACGAGATTGCCTCCATCACCAAAACTTTTACAGGAACACTTTTAGCCCATGCTTTAGTGGATGGTAAAATTAAATTGGATGATGATATCCGAAAGTATTTAACCGGAAATTATCCCAATCTTGAGTTTGAAAAGCATCCGATAACGATTGCTAATCTTACCAATCATTCTTCGGGATTGCCGCAGTTTTTACCGGATCAGTCCGAAACATTTAAGAAGCCTATGGATTCTGTAGCTTTGATATTATCCGATTTTTATAAAAATTATTCCAAAAAGAAATTTTATGAAGATCTTCATGAGGCAAAAGTAGCTTTTGTGCCGGGAACGGATTATAAATATTCAAATGCAGGAACGCAGATTGCAGGTGATATTCTTGAAAAAGTATATCATAAAAGCTATGAGAATATCCTGTCAGAATATATTACGAAGCCTTTAAAAATGAATCAGACCATAGTTGGTACAGATTCTGCAAAGCTTTTGACCGGCTATAATGAAAAAGGAAAGGTAATGCCCAGAAATATGACCACCATTATTGCACCGGCAGGCGGAATTCTCTCTACAACGGAAGATCTGGTGAAATACATGCAATATCAACTTAATGAAAATGATCAGTATGTAAAAGCTTCCCATACTCCGGTGGTAAAAAGTGAAGGTGATCAAATAGGATTATATTGGAGAATTCATACGTATGATGACGGAACTAAAACCATTTTTCATACAGGAGGAACTTTTGGTTTTTCGAGTGTGCTCCAAATCTATCCTTCAAAAAATATGGGTGTAGTCGTCCTTTCTAATGAATCCGACGGAGAGTCTCAAGGAAAACTGCAGGATATTGCAGACAGTATATTAAGAAATAGTAGTAAAAAATAAAATTAAAAAATTCAAATGAAGAATATTGCGGCGCTTGCGCTAGTTTCAACGATAGCATTGGTTTCTTGTAATAAAAAAGAAACGGCAAAAATTACAAAAGTAGATCCTAAAACAGGAAAAACAGTAACGGTAGAAGTTCCGGCAGATTCTGTTGTAAAAGTAGAGGCAAATCCTGCTATTAAAGACTCATTGGGAATCTTCAAACAGTCTTTTAAATTGGAAAAAGGAAAAACATATCCGCTTACCACTTACCAAAGAGATGTAAAAACCATGACCGATCCGCAAGGAAAGTCGATCACTGCAACCAGCGAGTCTACCGATGAGATGAATTTTGTAGTGAATGACCTCAAAGGAAATGTATATGATCTGACACTCAATCTTGTTGCCAAAAGAAATTCTCAGTCGGCTCAAGGTAAAACACTTGTTGTAGATACCAAACTTCCGGAACCTAAAGAGGAAGATCTTAAGATGCTTTGGATCGTTAACAGAGCCCTTACCAGCAATAAGCTGAATGTAAAAATGGATACTAAAGGGAATGTGATCTCAATTACAGGCTTTGACCCTATCTACACAAAAGTTGCTAATGCAGTGGGAGCTCTTGTAAAAGATCCAGCTCAGAAAGCAGGAGTAACAGCCAACTTGAAAGAAAGCTTCAATGAAAAAATATTGAAAGACCAACTTTCAAAAAACCTGACACTTATTCCTAAAAAAGGAGTAAAAATAGGAGAAAAATGGACAAACAGTGAAAACGCAGATCCTAACGGAAAAATAAAAGTAACGTCTAACTACACTTTAAAAAGTGCAGGAAATGGTATCGTAGAAGTTTCTATTTCAGGAGGAATTCCTAAAAAAACTGAAAAACAGGCACAAGGCCCTGTTACACACAGCATGAGCAGCGAGCTTGTTCAAAACGGAACCATTAAGTTTGACCAAAATACAGGATGGATTACCAACCAGAACATCAATGTAAAAACATCACAGATTGAAACCATTTCAGACGGGAAACAATCTCAGTCTATGAAAAGTATTTCAAACTCTTCTGTTATGGTAAACCCTTCCGGTAAATAAGAAAAGAAAAAGTTTAAGGGAAGTGATTTTTAAATCATGAACTTTAAACTTTGAACAAAAATCAAAAATTATGAAGTACATTCTTGAGTTAGTACTCTCTGCTATTATTATTTTCTTTGTCTGGAATATTCTGAAAAGAATTTTCTTTAAAACTTTTTACAGTTACAGATTTAACAACAATAATGGCTCAAACAACAAACAGCAGGACATTCATAGTTCACAAAAAGGAAAACAGAATCTTAACTGGGATGCAGAAACCGTAGATTTTGAAGAGGTAAAAGAGAGCAAAGATAAAAGGTAACAATTCCGAAAAATAAAAGATAATAACCATCAATATGGCGAAAAATAAAAACTTAATTTATATTGCAATTTCATTAGTTGTATTTATAGTTTTAGCATTTTTATATTCTACTCCTGTTTTCACGGGAAAACAGCTTTTCCAGCATGACATTGTACAGTACAGAGGAGGTGCAAAAGAACTTTTGGACTACAGAGCTGATACAGGAAACGAAACCTATTGGAGCGACTCTATGTTCGGAGGAATGCCTACTTACCAGATGGGAAGCAGATTTAATGGTGATATTATTAAGAAAATTGACAGCTATCTGAACATTCTTCCAAGACCTGTCAATTATATCTTCTTACTTTTTTCAGGATTTTTCCTTTTAGGAATGGTAGTAGTCAGAAACTGGAAATATGCTCTTCTGGGCGCTACATTTTTTGGGCTTTCCACCTATTTTTATATTGCCATTGCGGCAGGGCACAACGGTAAGATCAATACACTTGAGTATTTTGCACCGCTTTTAGCTGGGATTTTACTTGTTTATATGCGGAAACAATACATTTGGGGATTCATTGTCACAACCCTTTTCATGGGGCTTCAGATTGCAGCGAACCATCCGCAGATGACCTATTACCTGTTTATTGCATTAGGCTTTTTATTTATTTCTGAAATTGTAAGAGTCATCCAAAAGAAAACAGAAGTAAAACACTTCCTGATCTCTTCAGGAATCATTGCAGCATCATGCTTAATCGGTGTTGGAATGAATTCCCAAAGAATCATGGCCAACTCCGAATACATCAAAGAAACCGTACGTGGAAAGCAGATCTTAACCAACGACAGTCATACCGGAGGAAACTCAGGGATGGATAAAGAAAGTATGCTGATGTGGAGCTACGGAAAACTGGAAACCTTAAACCTTTTCATTCCAAGATTGATGGGAGGCGGAAGTCAGGAGCCGGAAGGAAAAGAAATGATGGCAAAAATTCAGGAGCTGGTTCAGCAGAATGTAGAATCCCAAACCGAGTACGACAGAATTTCCAAAGGATTCGGAAGTCTTACGTATTGGGGAGACCAACCGGGAACTTCCGGACCTGCTTATCAGGGAGCGATTGTCTGTTTCTTAGCTGTTTTAGGATTCTTCTTTGCCTCTAAAAAATACCGTTACTGGATTTTAGGAGCTTCCATTCTTACCATCTTTTTAGCTTGGGGAAGCAACTTCATGGCCCTTTCAGACTTCTTTATAGATTTTGTTCCGTTTTATAATAAATTCAGGGCTCCGTCATCTATTTTAGTAGTAGTTGAATTACTATTCCCGTTAATTGCAATTATCGGACTGTACAGATTCTTTACAGATGAAAAGCTGACAGAAGAATATAAACAGAAAATTCTTACGTATGTAGGCGGAGGAACATTAGGTTTGATCTTAATTCTTCTTGTTTTTGGAAAATCTTTATTAGGGTTCCATACAGATAATGAGCAGGCATATTTACCTCCATTCCTGTTGGATTATCTTACAGAAGAGCGATTTAAGCTATTCAGAATAGACGCTATCAAAGCATTTATTTATGTTGCGATTACTATTATTCTTTTATTCTTATGTTTAAAGAAAAAATTAAATCAGAATATAGCTTTAATTATTATTGGTGCGGTAAGTTTATTCGATCTATGGTCAGTTAACAAACGGTAT is a window of Candidatus Chryseobacterium colombiense DNA encoding:
- a CDS encoding MoxR family ATPase; its protein translation is MSDTYQAEDIRQLTEKVKEKNYLFSLLRQEINKVIIGQEYMIDRLLVGLLGNGHVLLEGVPGLAKTLAIKTLADAVHGDFSRIQFTPDLLPADVVGTMIYNIKDNDFSIKKGPVFANFVLADEINRAPAKVQSALLEVMQEKQVTIGDETMKLPKPFLVLATQNPIDQEGTYLLPEAQSDRFMLKCTIDYPKFEDERTVMRMVSTSHQPTVKPVISLQDIVDAKELINQIYLDEKIEKYILDMVFATRFPENYGLAELKNYIGFGASPRASINLAIASRAYAFLKGRAFVIPEDVKELAKDVLRHRIGLTFEAEAEEISTEEIINRILAKIQAP
- a CDS encoding DinB family protein → MNYHFQAHRQVRKNLLEILQNTSHEDLLLIPDGFNNNIYWNIAHTVATQQLLHYYLSGNPFRIDKYWIETYKKGTLPNFDVQKSEVEDLEFLLTETSKILMKDYDSDFFSDYTPYTTSFGMDLKSIQDAIIFNNMHESLHYGYVMSQKRAILGEKGR
- the rlmB gene encoding 23S rRNA (guanosine(2251)-2'-O)-methyltransferase RlmB, with the translated sequence MTDKKDDFIFGLRPVIEAIEAGKTIDKVFVQNALQGPIYAELKAILAKNKIRPNYVPVEKLNRFTRKNHQGVVAFISDVPFHKIEDIVPQLFEEGKTPFLLILDRLTDVRNFGAICRTAECVGVDAVIIPEKGAAPINSDAIKTSAGALYNVKICKEPNLAHVVDFLQQSGISVYAASEKAQKLIYDVDFKEPCAVVMGNEETGISKEVLHHADEKIKLPIEGKTQSLNVSVACGAILYEAVRQKMAAIPNL
- a CDS encoding serine hydrolase, which produces MKIQFLLPLCFAVFTCNAQTKEIPTDNPLKTELDQLVQKEASVYMQDPARVGISIGIFRDGKSYFYNYGTTELGKSQLPTSKSIYEIASITKTFTGTLLAHALVDGKIKLDDDIRKYLTGNYPNLEFEKHPITIANLTNHSSGLPQFLPDQSETFKKPMDSVALILSDFYKNYSKKKFYEDLHEAKVAFVPGTDYKYSNAGTQIAGDILEKVYHKSYENILSEYITKPLKMNQTIVGTDSAKLLTGYNEKGKVMPRNMTTIIAPAGGILSTTEDLVKYMQYQLNENDQYVKASHTPVVKSEGDQIGLYWRIHTYDDGTKTIFHTGGTFGFSSVLQIYPSKNMGVVVLSNESDGESQGKLQDIADSILRNSSKK
- a CDS encoding DUF6263 family protein, which codes for MKNIAALALVSTIALVSCNKKETAKITKVDPKTGKTVTVEVPADSVVKVEANPAIKDSLGIFKQSFKLEKGKTYPLTTYQRDVKTMTDPQGKSITATSESTDEMNFVVNDLKGNVYDLTLNLVAKRNSQSAQGKTLVVDTKLPEPKEEDLKMLWIVNRALTSNKLNVKMDTKGNVISITGFDPIYTKVANAVGALVKDPAQKAGVTANLKESFNEKILKDQLSKNLTLIPKKGVKIGEKWTNSENADPNGKIKVTSNYTLKSAGNGIVEVSISGGIPKKTEKQAQGPVTHSMSSELVQNGTIKFDQNTGWITNQNINVKTSQIETISDGKQSQSMKSISNSSVMVNPSGK